From Deltaproteobacteria bacterium CG11_big_fil_rev_8_21_14_0_20_42_23, the proteins below share one genomic window:
- a CDS encoding transcriptional regulator: MESIGQKIRNNRKSQNLTMFQLAVKSGVSSEYIGKLERENITNIGIETLQKIATALGVTLRDLIPENQEVA, from the coding sequence ATGGAATCAATTGGACAAAAAATTCGTAACAACAGAAAGAGTCAAAACCTCACCATGTTCCAATTAGCCGTAAAAAGTGGGGTTAGCTCTGAATATATTGGCAAGCTCGAAAGAGAAAATATCACTAACATCGGCATCGAAACCCTCCAAAAAATAGCAACCGCACTCGGTGTCACCCTCCGAGATTTAATTCCTGAAAATCAGGAGGTGGCTTGA
- a CDS encoding anthranilate/aminodeoxychorismate synthase component II (TrpG; with TrpE catalyzes the formation of anthranilate and glutamate from chorismate and glutamine; TrpG provides the glutamine amidotransferase activity): MRLLFEKMNSFFFIFCSKEKMIFLLDNFDSFTFNIAHALQGLQQKLLVRRPQNITDADFSQVSHIVLSPGPGKPADHPWNKKIIENFLGKIPILGVCLGMQALNEALGGTTVKSKIPVHGKTSLVYCEANAKLFEGLPSSFSVARYHSLQVGKLSNDLHVSAKLDDETIMAFEHKSLPVFGVQFHPESFMSEYGNEIFQRFLSL, from the coding sequence TGTTGTTCGAAAAAATGAACAGCTTCTTTTTCATTTTTTGTTCAAAGGAAAAAATGATTTTTTTACTCGATAACTTTGATTCCTTCACCTTCAATATTGCGCATGCTCTGCAAGGCTTGCAGCAAAAGCTTTTGGTGAGACGTCCGCAAAACATTACCGATGCGGATTTTTCACAAGTGTCTCACATTGTTTTGTCTCCGGGTCCGGGAAAACCAGCAGATCATCCGTGGAATAAAAAAATTATAGAAAACTTTTTAGGAAAAATTCCCATCTTAGGCGTTTGTCTTGGCATGCAAGCTCTTAACGAGGCGTTGGGTGGCACAACCGTAAAATCCAAAATTCCCGTCCATGGAAAAACTTCGCTTGTTTACTGCGAAGCCAATGCAAAGCTTTTCGAAGGGCTTCCTTCTTCGTTTTCAGTGGCAAGGTACCACTCGCTTCAAGTGGGAAAGCTTTCCAACGATCTTCACGTGAGTGCAAAGCTTGATGATGAAACCATTATGGCATTTGAGCATAAAAGCTTGCCAGTTTTTGGAGTTCAGTTTCATCCGGAATCATTTATGAGTGAATATGGAAATGAAATTTTTCAAAGGTTTTTATCTTTATGA
- a CDS encoding phage tail protein, whose product MRINGESVHDLAFFSGIEPDPELTVSEWADKYRKLSQKASSEPGTWRTARTPYLREIMDELSPYSSSKEIVFMKGAQIGGTEAGNNWIGFVIDYAPGPMLAVQPTVEMAKRNSKQRIEPLIEESSRLRSKVRNPRSRDSGNTILSKEFPGGVLVMTGANSAVGLRSLPAKNVFLDEVDAYPGDVDGEGDPVALAKARTRTFARKKIFMVSTPTIEGRSRIESAYENTDMRKYHVPCPECNEYQSLKWSQVKWPKGEPEKAYYSCEICGHEIYEHKKSWMLEHGKWIAENPGNSGKNIAGFHLSSLYSPVGWFSWADAAILFQEAKQNQEKLRVFVNTVLGETWKERGESPDWRRLYERRETYKIGTVPKNVVFLTAGADVQKDRIEVEVVGWAEKKISWSIDYRVYMGDTSSDEVWFNLDHLLNESFMHETGVNLQIRMLAVDSGYNTQMVYDWVRRQPLSKVMCVKGNARQQIILAHPKSVDVTKRGKTLRRGVRLWPVGVDTLKHEIYGYLRQPKPLEGESTPFGYCHFPEYGEEYFMQLTAEEIVIRIHKGFKKLEWQKIRDRNEALDCRVYNRAAAAFIGIDRFADIDWQRMRMELGVKTKQVSSENIDTSKKTDGFWKQRKDFWS is encoded by the coding sequence ATGAGAATAAATGGGGAAAGCGTCCATGATCTTGCTTTTTTTTCGGGAATAGAACCTGATCCCGAATTGACGGTAAGTGAATGGGCGGATAAATATAGAAAGCTGAGTCAAAAAGCTAGTTCAGAACCAGGCACATGGAGAACTGCAAGAACGCCTTATTTACGCGAGATCATGGATGAGCTGAGTCCTTATTCTAGCTCAAAAGAAATTGTTTTCATGAAAGGTGCTCAAATTGGTGGCACTGAGGCAGGAAATAATTGGATTGGTTTTGTGATTGACTATGCACCAGGGCCAATGCTTGCCGTACAACCTACCGTTGAGATGGCAAAACGAAATTCAAAACAACGTATTGAACCGCTCATTGAAGAATCTTCGAGGCTGAGATCAAAAGTACGCAATCCACGTTCGCGCGACTCAGGAAATACTATCCTTTCAAAAGAATTTCCTGGTGGCGTACTTGTAATGACCGGAGCGAACTCTGCTGTTGGCCTTCGATCTTTACCGGCAAAGAATGTTTTTCTTGATGAAGTTGATGCTTATCCTGGTGATGTTGATGGTGAAGGTGATCCTGTAGCACTTGCAAAGGCCAGAACGAGAACCTTTGCGCGAAAAAAGATTTTTATGGTTTCTACGCCGACCATTGAAGGAAGAAGCCGCATTGAGTCTGCATATGAAAATACTGACATGAGAAAGTATCATGTCCCATGCCCTGAATGTAATGAATATCAGTCGTTAAAATGGAGTCAGGTAAAATGGCCGAAAGGAGAACCTGAAAAAGCTTATTACTCGTGTGAAATTTGTGGTCACGAAATTTATGAGCACAAAAAATCTTGGATGCTTGAACATGGTAAGTGGATTGCAGAAAATCCCGGGAATTCCGGTAAAAATATTGCGGGATTTCATCTTTCATCACTTTATAGCCCAGTAGGATGGTTTTCTTGGGCTGATGCTGCCATTCTTTTTCAAGAGGCCAAACAAAATCAGGAAAAGTTGCGTGTGTTTGTCAACACTGTACTCGGTGAAACGTGGAAAGAACGCGGTGAATCCCCCGATTGGCGACGTCTTTATGAACGACGAGAAACCTATAAGATAGGTACAGTTCCAAAGAATGTTGTTTTCCTCACTGCTGGAGCCGATGTTCAGAAAGATCGCATTGAAGTTGAAGTAGTGGGATGGGCGGAGAAAAAAATTTCATGGTCGATAGATTATCGTGTATACATGGGTGATACTTCATCTGACGAAGTATGGTTTAACCTTGACCATCTCCTCAACGAGTCATTCATGCACGAAACGGGAGTAAACCTTCAAATACGAATGTTAGCTGTGGATAGCGGATACAATACTCAAATGGTTTATGACTGGGTAAGACGTCAACCGCTCTCCAAGGTCATGTGCGTAAAAGGTAACGCCCGACAACAAATTATTTTAGCGCATCCAAAATCAGTTGATGTTACAAAAAGAGGCAAGACTTTGCGTAGAGGCGTTCGATTATGGCCTGTTGGTGTCGATACCTTAAAGCATGAGATTTACGGTTATCTACGTCAACCAAAGCCACTCGAAGGAGAATCAACACCTTTTGGCTACTGCCATTTCCCTGAGTATGGGGAAGAATATTTCATGCAGCTCACGGCAGAGGAAATTGTCATTCGTATTCATAAGGGTTTTAAAAAACTTGAATGGCAAAAGATACGAGATCGTAATGAAGCTTTAGACTGTAGGGTTTATAATCGAGCTGCTGCCGCATTTATTGGTATCGACCGTTTTGCGGATATAGACTGGCAACGAATGAGAATGGAGCTTGGGGTAAAAACCAAACAAGTTTCATCGGAAAATATAGATACATCGAAAAAAACAGATGGTTTTTGGAAACAACGTAAGGATTTTTGGAGTTAA
- a CDS encoding peptidase U37, giving the protein MKKKNIQSLNLRAQVQPSSVDEEKRTMEVVFTTKSRVRREPFFDEPFMEELSMNPSHVRLERLNNGAPLLNSHKSFSLGDVIGVVESASVDGKKGTATVRFSDREEVQPIFNDVKNGIIRNVSVGYRVYKFKELKELDAEEGIKVLRAVDWEPFEISAVPIPADNEAKFRKLEKNECQFLLANEEERNMNKLKPKKREDTLEEEKTKESQEEEKEETQGEEVAESSESKDDANSESSDESNDDDSDERSLTAKDAIDIFNAVRSANLPYEFAENLINKNTSMNDARKLIVKELSAQQRKAHTNNVRAEVSDMDYKHYRKVGIESALLHRAMPEKHELKDEGREWVHMSLVEIARKCLEQDGVRTAGMSHSEIAECALGSSRKAYRDGFHTTDDFPLILENIATKTLRNGYESAPQTFAPFTRRIALQDFKQVSRVQLGDAPRLEEVLDDGEVKRGTIGEGAEKYAAKTYSKIVSITRKVIVNDDLDAFTRIPFLFGRATGDLESDLVWAEITNNANMADNQPLFSVVHANLAGIGEVGAPNVGTLGIARAAMRVQTGLNGAPINVEGRWVFGPAALETEIQQLVSGVLAAQMGATDQTAVNPFFGRLQFAAEPRLDAVSLTAWYLTADVSQLDIVELGTLDGQRGPRITTRTGFDTDGVEIRATYDGAAKVIDHRGLYLNAG; this is encoded by the coding sequence ATGAAAAAGAAAAATATCCAGTCTCTTAATTTAAGAGCCCAAGTGCAGCCTTCTTCTGTTGATGAAGAAAAAAGGACGATGGAAGTTGTGTTTACAACGAAGTCTCGTGTGCGACGGGAGCCTTTTTTTGACGAACCTTTCATGGAAGAACTTTCCATGAATCCATCTCATGTGAGGCTAGAACGTCTGAACAATGGTGCTCCGCTGTTAAATAGTCACAAAAGTTTTTCACTTGGGGATGTCATTGGAGTGGTTGAATCAGCAAGTGTTGATGGAAAAAAAGGAACAGCTACTGTTCGTTTCTCAGATAGAGAAGAAGTCCAACCTATTTTTAATGATGTCAAAAATGGAATAATTAGAAACGTCAGTGTTGGTTACAGAGTTTATAAATTTAAAGAACTTAAAGAGCTGGATGCTGAAGAAGGCATCAAAGTTTTAAGGGCAGTTGACTGGGAACCTTTTGAAATTTCGGCAGTTCCTATTCCTGCTGACAACGAGGCAAAATTTAGAAAACTAGAAAAAAATGAATGCCAGTTTCTTTTGGCAAACGAAGAGGAGAGAAACATGAACAAACTCAAGCCCAAGAAGCGTGAAGACACACTTGAGGAAGAAAAGACAAAAGAATCTCAGGAAGAAGAAAAAGAGGAAACTCAAGGAGAAGAAGTTGCTGAATCTAGTGAATCTAAAGACGATGCAAATTCAGAATCATCTGATGAAAGCAATGACGATGACAGCGATGAACGTTCCCTTACTGCAAAAGACGCAATCGATATATTCAATGCGGTAAGAAGTGCAAACTTACCTTATGAATTTGCTGAGAATCTGATAAACAAAAATACATCAATGAATGATGCAAGAAAGTTGATCGTGAAGGAGCTTTCTGCACAGCAACGAAAGGCCCATACCAATAACGTGAGAGCGGAGGTTTCTGACATGGATTATAAACATTATCGAAAAGTAGGGATTGAATCAGCCCTTTTGCATCGTGCCATGCCTGAGAAGCATGAGCTTAAAGATGAAGGTCGTGAATGGGTTCACATGAGTCTTGTTGAGATTGCCCGTAAATGTCTTGAACAAGATGGTGTAAGAACTGCCGGAATGTCACATAGCGAAATTGCTGAATGTGCGCTGGGCAGCTCACGAAAAGCTTATCGAGATGGTTTTCATACAACTGATGACTTTCCACTTATTCTTGAAAATATTGCAACTAAGACGCTTCGCAATGGTTATGAGTCTGCACCTCAGACTTTTGCCCCATTTACGCGTCGTATAGCACTTCAAGATTTCAAACAAGTGAGCCGTGTTCAGCTCGGAGATGCTCCACGTCTTGAAGAAGTGCTTGATGATGGAGAGGTAAAAAGAGGAACAATTGGTGAAGGTGCTGAAAAGTATGCTGCAAAAACCTACAGCAAAATCGTCAGCATTACTCGAAAAGTAATTGTGAATGATGACCTGGATGCATTTACGAGAATTCCTTTCTTGTTTGGTCGAGCGACTGGTGATCTTGAAAGTGATCTTGTATGGGCGGAGATTACCAATAATGCGAATATGGCTGACAACCAACCCCTTTTCAGCGTTGTTCATGCAAACTTAGCAGGTATTGGTGAAGTTGGTGCACCGAATGTTGGAACTCTTGGGATTGCGCGAGCTGCAATGAGAGTTCAAACGGGATTGAATGGCGCTCCTATCAATGTAGAAGGTCGATGGGTATTTGGCCCTGCTGCTTTAGAAACAGAGATTCAGCAATTAGTTTCTGGGGTTTTAGCTGCTCAAATGGGAGCCACCGACCAAACCGCTGTAAATCCTTTCTTTGGTCGACTCCAATTTGCTGCGGAACCACGTCTTGATGCTGTCTCATTAACAGCCTGGTATCTCACCGCAGATGTAAGTCAGCTTGACATTGTTGAGTTGGGTACACTCGATGGTCAGCGTGGGCCAAGAATTACGACTCGTACTGGATTTGATACCGACGGTGTTGAAATCAGAGCAACTTATGATGGTGCTGCAAAAGTCATTGACCACAGAGGTCTTTATCTAAACGCAGGTTAG
- a CDS encoding phage portal protein, whose protein sequence is MNKKVLRIMAKEKQHLNFLDKIIGFFSPQARLKRQGYRLALQDLEKRRYEGASTGRRVEGWITSDTSVNQEAKLSLSRLRQRSRDLVRNNPYARAGINAIAGETIGKGIIGQIKADKKNLQADVENIWKQWALTKACDFEGRHNLYGLQNVVMKTIAEGGELIIRKRFVDDDSLPVPFQIQILEGDFVDYTKEQETKPLIKQGIEFDPLGRRTAYWMFQEHPGDGTGNTTLVRVPADEVLHIYKVERSGQIRGIPWLAPCIVRLRDLDEYEDAQLVRQKIAACFTGIVHDITDPVDPPTNGVSNKIGERVQPGQWEHLPPGKTVTFSSPPTVENYKEYLSVNLHAIATGLGVTYEVLTGDYSEVNFSSARMGWLKFQRNIDSWRCNILMPQFLNPMFSWFKEVLILSTGKNLDGVSISWTPPKREMVDPTKEIPALVDAVRSGFMSYSEVVRMYGFDPTELLDEIKGDAEMIDARKLIFDSDPRKTKQNGDLQLTSSESSP, encoded by the coding sequence ATGAATAAAAAGGTATTGAGAATTATGGCGAAAGAAAAACAACACCTAAACTTCTTGGATAAAATTATTGGTTTTTTCTCACCTCAAGCAAGATTGAAAAGACAAGGGTATCGGTTAGCTCTGCAAGACCTTGAGAAGCGAAGATATGAAGGCGCCTCAACTGGTAGACGTGTCGAGGGTTGGATAACGTCAGATACTTCAGTAAATCAAGAGGCAAAGCTTTCTCTAAGCCGACTTCGTCAACGTTCACGAGACCTTGTTCGTAATAATCCTTATGCGCGAGCTGGAATCAATGCCATTGCAGGGGAAACTATTGGCAAAGGAATTATCGGGCAAATAAAAGCAGACAAGAAAAATCTTCAAGCAGATGTTGAAAATATTTGGAAGCAATGGGCGCTAACAAAGGCATGTGATTTTGAGGGTCGTCATAATCTTTATGGACTTCAGAATGTAGTGATGAAAACAATTGCCGAAGGTGGAGAACTTATTATCAGAAAGAGGTTTGTTGATGATGACAGTCTTCCCGTTCCCTTTCAAATTCAAATTTTAGAAGGTGATTTTGTTGATTACACGAAAGAACAAGAAACAAAGCCACTGATTAAACAAGGTATTGAATTTGACCCTCTTGGACGAAGAACAGCGTATTGGATGTTTCAAGAACATCCAGGAGATGGGACGGGAAACACAACGCTTGTTCGTGTACCTGCGGACGAGGTGCTTCATATTTATAAGGTTGAGCGAAGTGGTCAAATCAGAGGGATTCCTTGGTTAGCACCTTGTATTGTTCGACTTCGTGATCTTGATGAATATGAGGATGCTCAACTGGTAAGGCAAAAAATTGCAGCGTGTTTTACGGGCATTGTTCATGACATAACTGATCCTGTTGATCCGCCTACAAATGGAGTAAGTAACAAGATAGGTGAAAGAGTTCAGCCTGGTCAATGGGAGCATTTACCTCCAGGGAAAACAGTCACTTTTTCGAGCCCACCAACAGTTGAAAATTATAAAGAGTATTTATCCGTGAATCTCCATGCGATAGCCACAGGTCTAGGTGTTACCTACGAAGTTTTGACAGGGGATTACTCTGAAGTAAACTTCTCAAGTGCGCGTATGGGATGGCTTAAATTTCAACGTAATATTGATTCATGGCGCTGTAATATACTTATGCCTCAATTTTTGAATCCAATGTTTTCATGGTTTAAAGAAGTACTGATCCTGTCAACTGGAAAAAATCTTGATGGCGTAAGCATTTCTTGGACTCCACCCAAGAGAGAAATGGTTGACCCAACAAAAGAAATACCAGCCCTCGTTGATGCAGTCCGATCAGGTTTTATGAGCTATAGTGAAGTGGTTCGTATGTATGGATTTGATCCTACTGAACTACTTGATGAAATTAAAGGCGATGCCGAAATGATTGATGCGCGAAAGCTTATCTTTGATTCTGATCCAAGAAAAACAAAGCAAAATGGTGATCTTCAATTAACTTCAAGTGAAAGTTCTCCTTAA
- a CDS encoding DNA-binding protein: protein MVIMDAKQAAEFLSIAPNTLRRLASEGHVPCKRIGTGSRPIYRFVKSKLEAWLTEEPPFVDPRRIKTGDKS from the coding sequence ATGGTTATCATGGACGCAAAACAGGCTGCTGAGTTCTTATCAATTGCTCCAAACACATTAAGAAGATTAGCGAGTGAAGGCCATGTTCCATGTAAACGAATTGGAACTGGTTCTCGACCTATTTACAGGTTTGTGAAGTCAAAACTTGAAGCATGGCTCACAGAAGAACCTCCATTTGTTGACCCTAGAAGAATTAAGACAGGAGATAAGTCATGA